From the genome of Fundidesulfovibrio putealis DSM 16056:
GGCCGACCGCCGCCACGCTGCTGCGGCAGTGGCCGGGTCGGACGAGGACATCGTCGATTTCACCTCCATCCACGCCTGCCGCCTGAAGGCTCTCCTGACGCAGAACGAGACCCGCACCCCCCAGGACGCCATCAAGAACAAGCTGGTGCGAAACTATCTGGACTGCCTGCGCGAATTCTACGACGCGCGCTTCATCAACAAGGTGCAGGTCTACGCCAAGGCCGTGAAAGAGGTGGTGAAGGAGAACTTCTCCCTGGCCTACTTCTACCGCGCCTCCGAGGTGGTGGAGGAGGCCCGCTCCATCGGCGCGGGCGTGGTCATCCCGCACCCGGAGCAGTTCTGGCCCATCCTTTTGCGCAACTACGACGTGGACGGCATCGAGGTGTGGAACCCGCAGTCGCAGCAGTACACGGAGTTCCTGATAAACGTGGTGCTGGACCAGAACCGGCGCGGCTACCACAAGGACCGCCCCATGCTCATCTTCATGGGCGACGACTGCCACATGAGCGAAAAACTCAAGCGCCCCGAAGAGCAGGACAAGGAAAAGGTCAGCCGCGAGATCGGGCTGCAACCCGCCTGGGACGATCTGGGCATCGCCAAGGGGCTCATCATGTCCGGCGTGAGCCGCAAGACCGTGATGGACGAGTACCGCTCCAGGCTGGGCTGAGGCCCTTCCGGTTGGAGTCGGCCCGGCGTCATTTCGTAACGCGGCCGGGCTATTGGGTTGACGTCCGCAACGACGTTCGCAGCGAGAGGTATCTTGATGGACAAGAAGGACAAGAAGGAACTGCCCGCCCGCGAGGGCAAGTTCAGCTACGAGGCCGTGGAAGACGCAGCCTCGCTGGCAAAATATCTCCAGGCCCTGACCGAGGGCTTCGCCAGCGGCAGCATGCGCTTCTCCCGCAAGGACCTGGACATGGAGCTGTGCCCCAAGGGGCTGATCGGTTTCGCCGTGGAGGCCAAGGCCAAGGACGGACGCATGAAGCTGGCCCTGAAGTTCGCCTGGCGCGAGAGCGTGGAGGCCAAGGAACCCAAGAACGATACCCTGGCCATCGTGCCCGGAGCGTGCGGGGAAAAGGTGTAGCCCATGCGTTTCCTGGAAGGCGTGGAAGAGAACTTCCGGTTCATGGTCCTGGAAGTGACCAAGCAGGTGGAGAACACCCTCAAGGTGCTCGAAAATCCCGATCCTGCCCTGGTGGCCAAGATAGAGAGCCGCGACGACTACATCGACAACCTGAAGAGCGTCATCGAGAACAAGTGCTTCTCGCGCATCCACACCGGCTTCGGCGGCGACAAGCGGGCCATCGACCTGGCCCGGGCCGTGAACATCATCACCTCCAACCTGGAGCGCCTGGCCGACCACGCCGTGAACATCGTGATGCAGTCGCAGTACCTGCGCGACCCGCACTTCATCAAACGCTACGACTACAAGGCCTTCTTCTCGGAGATAACAAAGGCCCTGCGGCTGGTGGTGAAGGCCCTCTACAACCAGGACATCACCCTGGCCTTCAAGATCTGCCGCGCCGAAGTGACCCTGGACGCCCTGTTCAAGGCCAACTTCGACATCATCCTCAAGGACCTTCGCAAAGGCGAATCCCCCGAGAACTGCATCACCGCCCACAACATCTTCCGCTACCTGGAGCGCATGGGCGACACCATCCTGAACATCGGCGAGGCCATCATCTTCGCGGCCGTGGGCGAGAAGTTCAAGATCCACCAGTACGAGGCCCTCAAGGAGACCCTGGGGGAATTGGGGCGCGAGGTTCCCATCTCCGACGGCGAGTTCCACTCCATCTGGGGCACCCGCTCGGGCTGCCGCATCGGCAAGGTGGAGGGGGCGCGCCAGGGGGCGCGCACCAGCGGCGTGCTCTTCAAGGAGGGCAACGCCGAGAAGCTGCGCTGCGAGACCGAGAACATCCGCCGCTGGGAGGCGATCATGCCCGGCCTGCCGCCCAAGGTGCAGGCCTTCCACGTGGACGGCGACTCGGCCAGCATGCTCATGGAGTACCTGGGCGGCTGCACCTACCAGGAGGTTGTCCTCTCGGGCGCTCCCGAGATTGCGGCCAACGCCACGTTCATCCTGGAGCAGACCGTGCGCCAGCTCTGGCAGGAGACCCGCACCGACCGAACGGTCAAGGCCGGGTACGTCAAGCAGCTGACCCAGCGCCTGGACGACGTGTACCGCATGCACCCCTCCTTCCGCACTCCGGCCATGGAGATGACCGGCGTGCCCGTGGCCGGGTTCGAGGCCATGCTCGAGCGCACCGCCGAACTGGAGGCGCGCTTCGAGGCCCCCTTCAGCGTGTTCATCCACGGCGATTTCAACATAAACAACATCGTGTACAACCACGAAGAACAACGAATCCACTACATCGACCTGCACCGCTCCAAGGACACGGACTTCGTGCAGGACGTGTCGGTGTTTCTCATCTCCAACTTCCGCATGCCCGTGCTGGACAGCCTGCTGCGCACCCGGCTTGACGACGTCATGAAGGAGTTCCTGTCCTTCTCGCGTGCCTTCGCCGTGGAAAACGGCGACGCGACCTTCGAGGCGCGCCTGACGCTTGGGCTCATCCGCTCCTTCATCACCTCCAGCCGCTTCGAGTTCAACCACCGCTTCGCCAAGGAGATGTTCCACCGGGGCGTCTACCTGATGCGAAAGCTCGACGTGCATAGGCAATCCGGCAAACCGTGGGAAGGCTTCGTCCTCCCTGACGACGTCCTCATCTATTGAGCCCCTGGAGCAACGCATGAAAAAGATAGGTGTCGTCGGCATCTCGGACGGCTGGTCCTCCGAGATATTGGCCGACGCGTGCAGGCAGCTGACGGGTTTCCGCCTGCTCATCGACATGGACAAGGTCGTCCTGGACCTGGAGCAGGGCACTGTGCGCTTCGGCGAGTACGACCTGGGGGAGCTGGACGCGCTTATCGTCAAGAAGATCGCGCCCCAGTATTCGCCGGACGTGCTGGACAGGCTGGAGATGCTGCGCTTCCTGGAGCAGAAGGGGTTGCCCATTTTCTCCAAGCCCACGTCCATCCTGCGGCTCATAGACCGCCTGAGTTGCACCGTGACGCTCAGCGCGGGCGGCCTGCCCATGCCCGCCACGGTCATCACCGAGAGCGTGGACGAAGCCCAGGACGCCGTGGAGCGCTTCGGCAAGGCCGTGTTCAAGCCGCTCTATTCCACCAAGGCCAGGGGCATGGAGGTCATCAGCGCGGGCGAGGGCGCGCGAAGCCGGATCGAAGCCTTCCAGGCAGCGGGCAACACCATCATGTATCTCCAGAAGATGCTGCCACCCCTGGAGAAGGACCTTGGCGTCACCTTCCTGGGCGGGAAATACCTGGCCACCTACGCCCGCAAGTCCAGCGGCTCCAGCTGGAACACCACCACCAACGCCGGGGGCAAGTATGTGGCCCACGAGCCGTCGCCCGAGATTATCGCGCTGGCCGAGAAGGCGCAGTCGCTCTTCGACATGGCCTTCACCTGCGTGGATATCGCCGAGACCAGCCAAGGCCCCATCGTGTTCGAGGTGTCGGCCTTCGGCGGATTCCGGGGCCTCTTGGACGCCTGCGGCATCGACGCGGCCGGAGCCTACGCCAAATACGTTCTGGAGAACATCGGATGAGCACCACCATCAAGAACCTCGCCGCTCCCTTCGTGGAGCGCTTCCCCTGTCCGTATGAACTCAGGCTGGCCCTGGGAGGCTTCGGGGTGGACGTGCGCTCCAACGACGAGCGCCTCATCCTCTGGCTGAAGGACTATTTCCGCGACTTCCTGCGCGCCTCCGGCCCGGCCTTGTGCGAGGTGCTGGCCATCGAGTGCGACCCGCAGACTTTGGAGCTGGACTATCTGGTCAAGGAGCCCGAGCCGGGCAAGTCCAAGATCAAGGAAGAGTGGGCGGACCTCCCCGATGGCCGCGTGGTGCGAAAGCGCCTCACCGGCATGCTCTTCCTCTTCGGCGGTGACTGCCATCTGGCGCTTGGCCCCTGCCTGGACAACCCCAACCAGATAGTCAACTTCATCAACAACCGCTTCATCGAATACAAGCTGAACCAGGGCTGTCTGCTGGGTCACGCGGCGGGAGTCTCCTGGCGCGGGGACGGGCTGGCCCTGGCCGGGTTCTCCGGCATGGGGAAGTCCACCCTGGCCCTGCACATGATGAACCTGGGGCTCAATTTCGTGTCCAACGACCGAGTGATGCTTGGCCGGGGCGAGGCTGGCCTGACCATGTACGGCGTGGCCAAGATGCCTCGCGTAAATCCGGGCACGGTGCTGAACAACCCGAGCCTGTCCGCCGTCATGCCGGACGAGGACCGCGCCGCCTTCAAGGATCTGCCCATCGAGGAGCTCTGGAGCCTGGAGCACAAGTACGACGCCTTCATAGACGAGTGTTACGGGGCCGGGCGTTTCGATCTGGAAGCGCGCGCCAAGGGGCTGGCCATCCTCAACTGGAAACGCGGCGGCGGCGAGCTTACGGTCGCGCAGGTGGATATCGGCAAGCGCCGGGATCTGCTTCCCGCGTTCATGAAGAGCACAGGGCTCTTCTATGACAGCGGCACGGATATGCCCGTGCCGGACTTCTCGGAAGACGCCTACGTGGCGTTCCTGAAAGACTGCACGGTGCTGGAAGTGACCGGTGGGGCCGACTTCGAGCGCGCCGCCGAGGAGTTGACGAAGTTCCTGAAGGGATAATCGCCGGGGCTCCGCCCCAGACCCCGGCAGGGCTCTGCCCTGCACCCGCCAGGGGGATGATCCCCCTGGACCCTGCATTAGGCTTCGCGTAGTTTTTGAGCCAGGCTGGCATCGACGCGAAGCCCATTGAAAGTTTTTGAAGGAGAGCTCGAGAGGCCAACTTTTCAGGAAGAAAAGTTGGACGCTGCGAAGCAGCGCCCGAAGGGCGAGGGCCAGGACGGCCCGAGTCACACTTTTTTCCAAAAAGTTTCCTCTCGAATCTTAAATCTTATGCCAACAGTCACCATCTCCCATACGGTCTCATTGCCGGACCCGGTGAAGATCGCGCGCTTCCTGAAGGCCCCGGAGCTTGGGCCGCGCGTGCTGTTCTTCAGCGGCGGAACGGCGCTTCGCGATCTCTCCCGGGAGCTGGTGCGCTACACCCACAACTCCACGCACCTGATTACGCCGTTTGATTCGGGCGGCTCCTCGGCGAAGCTGCGCACCACGTTCAAGATGCTGGCCGTGGGCGACCTGCGCAACCGCCTGATGGCGCTGGCCGACCGCTCCCTGCACGGAAATCACGAGATTTATAACCTGTTCGCCCACCGGCTGCCCAAGGACCTGGGGCACGACGAACTCATGGCGCTGCTGGCGGCCATGATCGAGGGCCGCGACCCCCTGGTGGCGGACGTGCCCGACCCCATGCGCAAGATCATCCGCTCGCACCTCAAGTTCTTCCGCAAGGCCATGGCCGCTACGGACTTCGACCTGCGCGGCGCGAGCATCGGCAACCTGATCCTGGCTGGCGGGTTCTTCAACTACAACAGGCAGATCGACCCGGTGATCTACATGTTCACCATGCTGGTGAAGGCGCGCGGCACGGTGCGTCCCATCATCAACAAGGACCTGACCCTGGTGGCGGAGATGGCCGACGGCACGCTGCTGGCGGGCCAGCACCTGCTCACGGGCAAAGAGGGCGGGCCTATCGCCCAGCCGGTGAAGCGCGTGTACCTGAGCGAGAATCAGCAGAACCTGCGCCCGGTGGCAGTGAACGTGCGGCGCAAGGTGAAGGAGCAGATCCGTTCGGCGGAGCTCATCTGCTACCCCATCGGCAGCTTCTATTCGAGCCTGGTGGCCAACCTGCTGCCCATGGGGGTGGGGGACGCCATATCCAAAGCCCAGTGCCCCAAGGTGTTCATCCCGAACCCTGCGGGCGATCCGGAGCAGTTCGGCCTGGGCCTGGGCGACAGCGTCCGGCGTCTGATGGAGTATTTGCGGGCCAGCTGCACCAAGCCGCGCCCCACGCAGTCGCTTCTGAATTTCGTGCTGCTGGACAGGAGCAAGCACTACCAGACGCCCTTGAACCTCAAGCAGATCGAGGCCATGGGCATAAGCGTCATCGAGGCCGACCTGCGCAGCCTGGAGAAGCCGCCGTATTTCGACGAGCAGGCCGTGATCGAACACCTGCTCTCTCTTGCCTGATATCCCCTGAAGCCCTCCCCACGATACGACACCTGAACATTGCGCGTCGCGAAGCGGAGAGGGTGTGCAGAGGGCGAAGCCCTTTGCCCGCCGGAGGCTTCTCCAACAAAACTCCAACAAACCCCCAACTGGAAGGCGGCTGTCTCAGCAGGGGGTGACGGTCTTCTTCCTGTCCGTGGAGCAGGCCACCATGCCCACGGGGCCGCGCCGGTCGCGCACCCAGACGTTGCCGGGCTGGCTCTTGGCGTACTTCTTCATTTCGGCGGAGCGCTGGCTGATTGACTCCAGCGAGCAGTGCCCGTGGCAGTCCACGATGGCAAGCGACAAAGACACGAACCCGAAGCGTCCTTCCTTGCCGGTGCGGTCCTTGCCGACGATGAACCCGGCTGCGCGGTCGGCTTCGTGGTAGCAGCGGTGCACAAGCCTGGCAAAGCAGCGGGTGATGGCCTTGCAGACGCGCTCGGCCTTGTCCGGGGTGCTGCACAGCACGAAATCATCGCCGCCCACGTGCCCCAGGAAGTCCGAGGGCGAGCCGTGGCGCCTGAGCGCCCAGCCCAGGATGCGGGCGGTGAGCATGATGATCTCGTCGCCGGCCTTGAAGCCGTAGGAGTCGTTGTAGACCTTGAAGTTGTCCAGGTCGGCGTAGATGAAGCTGACGGGGCTGCCGGAGCTGACGCGCTTTTCCAGCTCGCGCTCGATGGCCACGTTGCCGGGCAGGCCGGAGAGGGGGTTTGCCCCTTTGGCCAGCTCCATCTGCACCTGGGCCAGGGCGTCCAGGATCTTCTGCACCGAGGCAAGCCCCGCCAGGCGTCCTTCCCTGGTGACCAAAACGTGGTCGTAGAGCTTGTAGCCGTCGCGGTTCATGGCGGCCTGGGCCACCACCTCCAGGGGTGTGCCCCAGTCCACGATGAGCGGCTGGCTGTCCATAATCTTGGTGACGGGCTTGTTGGTGTAGAGCGCAAGCCCGTACTGGGAGGCCAAGGCCCGGTCCATCTGGTGGCGGGTGACCAGCCCCACGGGCCGTTTGCCCGAGACCACGGCCACGGAGCTGACCTGCGGGTGGGTGTCGAAATAGGCCTTGAGCTCGCCCACGTGCGATCCGGCCTTGATCTGGAAGGCCTGGTCGGCCTGTACGCCGATGGGGGAGGAGCACATGAAGTCCGCGTTGGTGCGGCGCTTGTGCCCGAGGATCAGCTGGGCGGACTCGGGCGAGATGTCAGGGCGCGGGGAGGCCGGGCGCGCCAGATAGTAGCCCTGGCCGTAATGGACGCCCATGGACACCAGCGAGGACAGCTCGGTGGCGGTCTCGATGCCCTCCGCCACGATCTTGCAGCCAACTTTGTCGGAGAAGGTCAGGAAGGTCTCGATGAGGGCGCGTTTTACCGGATTGGCGTCGATGCCCCGGATGAGCGACATGTCCAGCTTGATGAAATCCGGCCTGATCTCCGCGATGGACCACAGCCCGGAGTAGCCGGTACCCACGTCGTCCACGGCCACTTTGTAGCCCTCGCCCCGGTAGTGGTCCAGGGTGCGGTGGAACAGGGAAAAATCTTTTGTGGAGTGGCGCTCGGTGATCTCCAGCACCACGTCGTGGGGTTCGAGCCCGAGCTTCTCAAGGTGCCGGAGCGTCTCGCCGGGGCTGAAGGACGGGTCCAGCAGGGTGCGCGGGTGCACGTTCAGGAACAGCTTGCGGCCCCCGCCCGCCTCGCCGAAGCCGTCCAGGGCGGCGGTGCGGCAGGCGCGCTCCAGGGGGAACACCAGGTCGTGCTCTTCGGCGAAACCAAACAGCATGGCCGGGTTCTCGAAGGTGCTCCCGGCGGGTCCCCTGGCCAGGGCCTCCCAGGCGAAGATGCCGCCGCCGCTCAGGTCCACGATGGGCTGGAAATGGGCGCGGATATCCTGCCCCTGGAGGATGGAGCGGAACTCCTTGAGCAGGACGGCGCTCGATGGGTCCAGGCTCCCCCGGATCATGCGGTGTGCGTCGGCCAGGGCGGCGTGGAAGGCCTGCTCCAGGTTCTTGCGGCCGGCCGGCGGCAGCTGCGAGGCTCCCACCGCGACCTCCATGTCCTGGCCGGTCAGGTTCAGGGCCTCGCGCTTGAGCCGGGCGCGCAGGTTCAGGCGCAGGATGGAGCCGGTGTGCAGAAGCGGAGCCAGCTCGGTTCCGGGTGCGCCCATGGCCAGGAGGAACTTGTCGTTGTCCATGCGTTCCAGGGCCACCAGGGGC
Proteins encoded in this window:
- a CDS encoding HprK-related kinase B is translated as MSTTIKNLAAPFVERFPCPYELRLALGGFGVDVRSNDERLILWLKDYFRDFLRASGPALCEVLAIECDPQTLELDYLVKEPEPGKSKIKEEWADLPDGRVVRKRLTGMLFLFGGDCHLALGPCLDNPNQIVNFINNRFIEYKLNQGCLLGHAAGVSWRGDGLALAGFSGMGKSTLALHMMNLGLNFVSNDRVMLGRGEAGLTMYGVAKMPRVNPGTVLNNPSLSAVMPDEDRAAFKDLPIEELWSLEHKYDAFIDECYGAGRFDLEARAKGLAILNWKRGGGELTVAQVDIGKRRDLLPAFMKSTGLFYDSGTDMPVPDFSEDAYVAFLKDCTVLEVTGGADFERAAEELTKFLKG
- a CDS encoding GAK system CofD-like protein, yielding MPTVTISHTVSLPDPVKIARFLKAPELGPRVLFFSGGTALRDLSRELVRYTHNSTHLITPFDSGGSSAKLRTTFKMLAVGDLRNRLMALADRSLHGNHEIYNLFAHRLPKDLGHDELMALLAAMIEGRDPLVADVPDPMRKIIRSHLKFFRKAMAATDFDLRGASIGNLILAGGFFNYNRQIDPVIYMFTMLVKARGTVRPIINKDLTLVAEMADGTLLAGQHLLTGKEGGPIAQPVKRVYLSENQQNLRPVAVNVRRKVKEQIRSAELICYPIGSFYSSLVANLLPMGVGDAISKAQCPKVFIPNPAGDPEQFGLGLGDSVRRLMEYLRASCTKPRPTQSLLNFVLLDRSKHYQTPLNLKQIEAMGISVIEADLRSLEKPPYFDEQAVIEHLLSLA
- a CDS encoding PhoU domain-containing protein, yielding MRFLEGVEENFRFMVLEVTKQVENTLKVLENPDPALVAKIESRDDYIDNLKSVIENKCFSRIHTGFGGDKRAIDLARAVNIITSNLERLADHAVNIVMQSQYLRDPHFIKRYDYKAFFSEITKALRLVVKALYNQDITLAFKICRAEVTLDALFKANFDIILKDLRKGESPENCITAHNIFRYLERMGDTILNIGEAIIFAAVGEKFKIHQYEALKETLGELGREVPISDGEFHSIWGTRSGCRIGKVEGARQGARTSGVLFKEGNAEKLRCETENIRRWEAIMPGLPPKVQAFHVDGDSASMLMEYLGGCTYQEVVLSGAPEIAANATFILEQTVRQLWQETRTDRTVKAGYVKQLTQRLDDVYRMHPSFRTPAMEMTGVPVAGFEAMLERTAELEARFEAPFSVFIHGDFNINNIVYNHEEQRIHYIDLHRSKDTDFVQDVSVFLISNFRMPVLDSLLRTRLDDVMKEFLSFSRAFAVENGDATFEARLTLGLIRSFITSSRFEFNHRFAKEMFHRGVYLMRKLDVHRQSGKPWEGFVLPDDVLIY
- a CDS encoding amphi-Trp domain-containing protein; translated protein: MDKKDKKELPAREGKFSYEAVEDAASLAKYLQALTEGFASGSMRFSRKDLDMELCPKGLIGFAVEAKAKDGRMKLALKFAWRESVEAKEPKNDTLAIVPGACGEKV
- a CDS encoding GGDEF domain-containing protein; translated protein: MLISIMDFKPRFMQSGSRPGNVSGDRTLSLLTGSQREIVENLLKKGGSVSLLLFEIQDFYIFAKIYGKEIADALSSAAESELAALVRERVQGLPLVALERMDNDKFLLAMGAPGTELAPLLHTGSILRLNLRARLKREALNLTGQDMEVAVGASQLPPAGRKNLEQAFHAALADAHRMIRGSLDPSSAVLLKEFRSILQGQDIRAHFQPIVDLSGGGIFAWEALARGPAGSTFENPAMLFGFAEEHDLVFPLERACRTAALDGFGEAGGGRKLFLNVHPRTLLDPSFSPGETLRHLEKLGLEPHDVVLEITERHSTKDFSLFHRTLDHYRGEGYKVAVDDVGTGYSGLWSIAEIRPDFIKLDMSLIRGIDANPVKRALIETFLTFSDKVGCKIVAEGIETATELSSLVSMGVHYGQGYYLARPASPRPDISPESAQLILGHKRRTNADFMCSSPIGVQADQAFQIKAGSHVGELKAYFDTHPQVSSVAVVSGKRPVGLVTRHQMDRALASQYGLALYTNKPVTKIMDSQPLIVDWGTPLEVVAQAAMNRDGYKLYDHVLVTREGRLAGLASVQKILDALAQVQMELAKGANPLSGLPGNVAIERELEKRVSSGSPVSFIYADLDNFKVYNDSYGFKAGDEIIMLTARILGWALRRHGSPSDFLGHVGGDDFVLCSTPDKAERVCKAITRCFARLVHRCYHEADRAAGFIVGKDRTGKEGRFGFVSLSLAIVDCHGHCSLESISQRSAEMKKYAKSQPGNVWVRDRRGPVGMVACSTDRKKTVTPC
- a CDS encoding GAK system ATP-grasp enzyme, translated to MKKIGVVGISDGWSSEILADACRQLTGFRLLIDMDKVVLDLEQGTVRFGEYDLGELDALIVKKIAPQYSPDVLDRLEMLRFLEQKGLPIFSKPTSILRLIDRLSCTVTLSAGGLPMPATVITESVDEAQDAVERFGKAVFKPLYSTKARGMEVISAGEGARSRIEAFQAAGNTIMYLQKMLPPLEKDLGVTFLGGKYLATYARKSSGSSWNTTTNAGGKYVAHEPSPEIIALAEKAQSLFDMAFTCVDIAETSQGPIVFEVSAFGGFRGLLDACGIDAAGAYAKYVLENIG